The following are encoded in a window of Penicillium oxalicum strain HP7-1 chromosome II, whole genome shotgun sequence genomic DNA:
- a CDS encoding Serine-type carboxypeptidase F, with translation MFFKSILTSALALSLGAETVAASKHGRFAQLARDPLERAQRAYDAGHVKPVRSHNGFRFLNDQTKHHLVSHLPDVPYDIGEMYSGLMPIDKNNDSRALFYIFQPTIGKPVDEVTIWLNGGPGCSSMEGFFQENGRFTWLPGTYAPVENQYSWVNLTNMLWVDQPVGTGYSIGTPTATSQEETAAEFVKFFKNFQELYGVKSFKVYVTGESYAGRYVPYISAALLDANITLGGALAYDPCIGQFDYVQEEIPAVPFVKENANLFNFNETFMAELERLHKKCGYEEFIDTYLKFPPPKQQPPLFFDYNTMAECDVFDMIYNEVLNINPCWDLYEVNQMCPLNWDVLAFPTSLVYLPEGASVYFDRKDVKRALHAPMNVTWAECSTQPVFVGGSAGPEQEGDIAANPIEHVLPKVIEATNRVLIGNGDYDFVIITNGTLMSIQNMTWNGHLGFQKEPSTPIDIKLPDLQWKEVYAQNGINETQGQGIMGVQHYERGLMWVQTYQSGHMQPQYQPRSSYRHLEWLLGHTDKI, from the exons ATGTTCTTCAAGTCAATTCTGACATCGGCGCTGGCGCTCTCTCTGGGCGCCGAGACCGTCGCGGCGTCTAAGCACGGACGCTTTGCGCAGCTCGCTCGTGATCCCTTGGAGAGAGCCCAGCGGGCTTATGATGCGGGACATGTGAAGCCAGTGCGTTCTCACAATGGATTCCGCTTCTTGAATGATCAAACCAAGC ATCACCTGGTCAGCCATCTCCCGGATGTACCTTATGATATTGGGGAGATGTACTCGGGGCTGATGCCCATCGATAAGAACAATGACTCGCGGGCTCTGTTCTACATCTTCCAACCCACCATTGGCAAGCCCGTGGACGAAGTCACGATCTGGTTGAACGGAGGCCCTGGCTGCAGTTCCATGGAGGGCTTCTTCCAAGAGAACGGCCGTTTCACTTGGCTACCCGGCACCTACGCGCCTGTGGAGAACCAATACTCATGGGTCAATCTGACCAATATGTTGTGGGTGGATCAGCCTGTGGGAACGGGCTATTCCATCGGTACGCCCACGGCGACCTCTCAGGAGGAAACGGCCGCAGAGTTTGTCAAGTTCTTCAAGAACTTCCAGGAACTCTATGGCGTCAAGAGTTTCAAGGTCTACGTGACGGGCGAGAGCTATGCAGGCCGCTACGTTCCGTACATCTCGGCGGCATTGCTGGATGCTAACATTACTCTCGGGGGTGCCCTCGCCTATGACCCATGTATTGGTCAATTCGATTACGTCCAGGAGGAGATCCCCGCCGTTCCTTTCGTCAAGGAGAACGCCAACCTGTTCAACTTCAACGAGACGTTCATGGCGGAGCTGGAGCGCCTTCACAAGAAGTGCGGATACGAGGAGTTCATTGACACCTACCTCAAGTTCCCACCCCCCAAGCAACaaccccctctcttcttcgactACAACACTATGGCCGAGTGTGACGTCTTCGACATGATCTACAACGAAGTCCTCAATATCAACCCATGCTGGGACCTCTACGAAGTCAACCAGATGTGCCCCCTGAATTGGGACGTCCTCGCCTTCCCAACCTCCCTCGTCTACCTGCCCGAGGGTGCGTCGGTCTACTTTGACCGCAAGGACGTCAAGCGCGCTCTGCACGCGCCCATGAACGTGACCTGGGCCGAATGTTCCACTCAGCCCGTCTTCGTGGGCGGATCCGCCGGTCCCGAACAAGAGGGCGACATCGCTGCCAACCCGATCGAGCATGTCCTCCCCAAAGTCATCGAGGCCACCAACCGTGTCTTGATCGGCAATGGTGACTATGACTTTgtcatcatcaccaacgGCACGCTCATGAGTATCCAGAACATGACCTGGAACGGCCACCTTGGATTCCAAAAGGAGCCTTCCACCCCAATCGACATCAAGCTACCCGATCTGCAGTGGAAGGAGGTTTACGCCCAGAACGGCATTAACGAGACTCAGGGCCAGGGTATCATGGGTGTGCAGCATTACGAGCGCGGTCTGATGTGGGTCCAGACCTATCAATCCGGACACATGCAGCCGCAGTATCAACCTCGTTCGTCCTACCGTCACCTCGAGTGGTTGTTGGGACACACCGACAAGATCTAA